Proteins found in one Triticum urartu cultivar G1812 chromosome 4, Tu2.1, whole genome shotgun sequence genomic segment:
- the LOC125555003 gene encoding uncharacterized protein LOC125555003, with product MDDIMLIDVDNQLNAAAIEHPEEPNMIRHEDMDVEKKGGRNYLTWTDEMDEAMLNVFVEHYNRGDRAQNGWKPHVYTAVVKNVRAKCNVDITKENVISRCKTIDRHYVNVSKMLSTSGFGWDWIHNKLMVDSEDVWRNYVKANKDAACYRHKVIKFWDSISLVFSKDHATGTGARTAGESAAEMAAENVNNINTDSAATSSTQTGEEQKRKRYRLDDSIASMLGEKLDNFTSAYKADIAQVAPPEKPSSPEEILDALNAIVGLDDDGLLAAYDILIADDRKFKALMALPERMKKKWILKQINQ from the exons ATGGATGATATAATGCTAATTGACGTGGATAATCAGTTAAATGCTGCTGCCATCGAACATCCTGAAGAACCAAACATGATTAGACAT GAAGATATGGACGTGGAGAAGAAAGGAGGTAGAAACTACCTTACCTGGACGGATGAAATGGATGAAGCAATGCTGAATGTGTTCGTGGAGCATTACAATAGAGGGGATCGTGCTCAAAATGGGTGGAAGCCACATGTTTACACTGCAGTTGTCAAGAATGTTCGAGCCAAGTGCAATGTGGATATCACAAAGGAGAATGTCATATCAAGGTGCAAGACTATTGATAGACACTATGTCAATGTCAGCAAGATGTTGTCAACGAGTGGTTTTGGGTGGGATTGGATCCATAACAAGCTTATGGTTGATAGTGAGGACGTGTGGAGAAACTATGTCAAG GCAAACAAAGATGCAGCATGCTACAGGCACAAGGTCATAAAGTTTTGGGACTCTATCAGCCTTGTCTTCTCGAAGGATCATGCCACCGGAACCGGAGCCAGAACTGCTGGTGAAAGTGCAGCGGAAATGGCTGCAGAGAATGTCAACAACATCAACACTGATTCTGCCGCAACATCTTCAACCCAAACCGGCGAGGAACAGAAGAGGAAAAGATATCGATTGGATGACTCAATTGCATCTATGCTTGGAGAGAAATTGGATAATTTTACCAGTGCCTACAAAGCTGATATCGCTCAAGTTGCTCCTCCTGAGAAACCCTCCTCTCCTGAAGAAATACTTGACGCTCTCAATGCAATTGTGGGACTGGATGATGATGGCTTGCTAGCAGCTTATGATATCCTCATAGCAGATGACCGCAAGTTCAAGGCTCTTATGGCGCTGCCTGAAAGGATGAAGAAGAAATGGATCCTCAAGCAAATCAACCAATGA